Proteins encoded by one window of Pseudomonas tructae:
- the rpmC gene encoding 50S ribosomal protein L29 — translation MKANELREKSAQQLNEQLLGLLRDQFNLRMQKATGQLGQSHLLSQVKRDIARVKTVLNQQAGK, via the coding sequence ATGAAAGCGAATGAACTTCGTGAAAAATCAGCACAGCAGCTGAACGAGCAACTGCTCGGCTTGCTGCGCGACCAGTTCAATCTGCGTATGCAGAAAGCAACTGGCCAGTTGGGGCAGTCGCACCTGCTCTCGCAAGTTAAGCGTGACATCGCTCGCGTGAAAACTGTGCTCAACCAGCAGGCAGGTAAGTGA